A window of the Yersinia rochesterensis genome harbors these coding sequences:
- a CDS encoding formate--tetrahydrofolate ligase has translation MTPKLPTTANDLAPLSDANPDAHLRPIQHIAQQLGLTAEDLIPYGHHMAKVDISALRPGGPQGKLILVSSITPTPLGEGKTVTTIGLSQGINQLGHRGVACIRQPSLGPVFGVKGGAAGGGAAQVLPMEKLNLHLTGDIHAISAAHNLAAAALDARLYHEQRLGQAFSQQTGMPLLNIDVQQILWPRVVDHNDRALRHIRVGMGGGTHGVERPDHVEITAASELMAILALSESLHDMRQRIGRIILAHSTAGHPITADDLGVAGAMTALMKETIHPTLMQTSEQTPVLIHAGPFANIAHGNSSVLADRLGLQLAEYVVTEAGFGSDMGMEKFFNIKYRQSGIAPSCVVLVATLRSLKANSGVFDIKPGQPLPADILNINIPLLSQGCANLKWHIQHAKSYGLPVVVAVNRFPDDSAEELAFLSDYALSSGAVACEISEAFAKGGLGTTALAQQVINACAHAPEPVLPYPDSASLEQKIAVLAQSYGARDITFTPQARQQLAAITAAGFAHLPLCMAKTPLSISADARLKNVPRDFVLPITACAVSAGAGFVRIYAGDIMTMPGLGTQPAYYHIDIDDEGCIRGLS, from the coding sequence ATGACACCCAAACTACCGACGACCGCCAATGATCTCGCCCCGCTATCTGATGCCAATCCTGATGCCCATTTGCGCCCTATCCAGCATATTGCTCAACAATTAGGCTTGACCGCAGAGGATTTAATCCCGTATGGGCATCATATGGCGAAAGTCGATATCAGCGCATTACGCCCCGGTGGCCCACAGGGTAAACTGATTCTGGTTTCCAGCATTACTCCTACACCGCTGGGAGAAGGTAAAACCGTCACGACGATTGGATTAAGTCAGGGAATCAACCAGTTAGGTCATCGGGGGGTCGCTTGTATCCGTCAACCTAGCCTTGGCCCGGTTTTTGGTGTTAAAGGCGGCGCAGCAGGCGGCGGAGCGGCCCAAGTCTTGCCCATGGAGAAACTGAACCTGCATTTGACGGGGGATATCCATGCCATCAGTGCCGCGCATAATCTGGCGGCGGCGGCGCTGGATGCGCGGTTATATCATGAACAGCGTCTAGGGCAGGCTTTTAGTCAACAAACCGGGATGCCACTACTCAATATTGATGTCCAACAAATTCTCTGGCCACGGGTGGTTGATCATAATGATCGGGCGCTGCGGCACATCCGAGTGGGCATGGGCGGTGGGACTCACGGAGTGGAACGGCCCGACCATGTGGAAATTACTGCCGCATCAGAACTGATGGCGATTTTAGCGCTGTCCGAAAGTTTGCATGATATGCGCCAACGTATTGGCCGGATTATTTTAGCCCACAGCACCGCCGGGCACCCTATTACTGCCGATGATTTGGGCGTGGCCGGTGCCATGACCGCGCTGATGAAAGAAACTATCCACCCAACTCTGATGCAAACCAGTGAGCAAACACCGGTGCTGATCCACGCGGGGCCATTTGCCAATATTGCACATGGGAACTCCTCAGTGCTGGCCGACCGTCTGGGATTGCAGTTAGCTGAGTATGTGGTGACTGAAGCCGGTTTTGGCTCGGATATGGGCATGGAGAAATTCTTTAATATTAAGTATCGCCAATCCGGCATTGCCCCGTCCTGTGTCGTCTTGGTCGCCACATTGCGTAGCCTGAAAGCTAATAGCGGTGTTTTTGACATCAAACCGGGCCAACCCCTACCCGCTGACATTCTCAATATCAATATCCCGTTATTGAGCCAAGGTTGCGCCAATCTAAAATGGCATATTCAGCATGCTAAAAGCTATGGTTTACCGGTGGTGGTGGCGGTCAATCGCTTCCCTGATGACAGTGCCGAAGAACTGGCGTTTTTGAGCGACTATGCGCTATCCTCCGGCGCAGTTGCCTGCGAAATCAGTGAAGCGTTTGCCAAAGGCGGCCTCGGGACGACCGCTCTGGCGCAGCAAGTTATCAATGCCTGTGCTCATGCCCCTGAGCCTGTTCTGCCTTATCCTGATAGCGCCTCACTGGAGCAAAAAATAGCGGTTTTGGCCCAAAGTTATGGTGCCCGCGACATCACCTTTACCCCGCAAGCACGCCAGCAACTTGCGGCCATCACGGCGGCAGGTTTTGCTCATTTACCCCTGTGTATGGCCAAAACGCCACTTTCTATCAGCGCCGATGCCCGTTTGAAGAATGTTCCACGGGATTTTGTGTTGCCCATCACCGCCTGTGCGGTGTCAGCCGGTGCCGGATTTGTCCGCATTTATGCGGGGGATATCATGACAATGCCAGGACTGGGAACTCAGCCCGCGTATTATCATATTGATATAGATGACGAGGGGTGTATTCGCGGGTTAAGCTAG
- a CDS encoding peptidase domain-containing ABC transporter: MGNHIHSSLVCAARLLRLAGVNAEPVEIFSRNAAIDSAMIVTFTSLKRYLSQLSRATATRFKVKKKPLKTIKAGQLPLAFRDTQGRFILLAGLNDNQALLQYPDSNKPKVITYQQLSELWGGVVLCCHSSRFGVRWFIPVLLHHRKSLIQVLVLSILLQFLALISPLFFQVIMDKVLVHNALTTLDVLIIVLLVVGIYEVSLNFLREYIFSHTTTRVDILLGGKLFNHLIKLPLSYFKQRHVGNIVARVRELDNIREFITGTALTLCVDVVFTFVLFIVMWCISPLLTAIILGTLPFYLLLAALTTRPLQKKVEMLCGCAAQNGAFLTETVSGVETVKSLALEPQMQQRWEIQTRDFAQANFQVQNLQNFSSQCAQLLQKLAGALVIVIGAYQVMSVQLSIGQLIAFNMLATQALMPMSKLVDLWQQSIRAQVGLMLISDILSLPVEHATGAAPPNRQINGDITLANVTFRYRPDLEPVLNNFSLSLRAGEHIGLVGPSGSGKSTVARLLQRLYIAEQGVINIDGCPISNFPPEYLRRQIGVVMQENYLFNRTVRENIAYSRPTASLSEVVDAACLAGADAFILALPLGYDTVLSEGGTSLSGGQRQRIAIARTLLANPRVLIFDEATSALDDESQAEVQKNMAQIIANRTVITIAHRLSTVRHCHRIAVITQGRVSELANHDQLLAQKGVYAQLWQQQAVFSLGGAT; encoded by the coding sequence ATGGGAAATCACATTCACTCTTCTTTAGTCTGTGCGGCGCGGTTACTTCGTTTAGCGGGGGTTAATGCCGAGCCCGTGGAGATATTCAGTCGAAATGCGGCTATCGATAGCGCCATGATAGTTACATTTACGTCATTAAAACGGTATTTATCACAATTATCACGCGCGACAGCCACCCGTTTTAAGGTCAAAAAAAAACCGTTAAAGACAATCAAAGCAGGGCAATTACCACTGGCATTTCGTGATACTCAAGGCCGTTTTATCTTATTGGCTGGATTAAATGATAATCAGGCATTATTGCAATACCCTGACAGCAATAAACCTAAAGTGATAACTTATCAACAACTTAGTGAATTATGGGGCGGAGTGGTACTCTGTTGCCACTCTTCGCGTTTTGGTGTTCGTTGGTTTATTCCGGTTTTATTGCATCACCGTAAATCGCTGATTCAAGTATTAGTATTATCAATATTATTGCAGTTCTTAGCATTGATATCACCGCTTTTCTTTCAGGTCATCATGGATAAGGTTTTGGTCCATAATGCACTGACGACACTCGATGTATTAATTATTGTATTGCTGGTGGTTGGGATATATGAAGTTTCATTGAATTTCCTGCGTGAATATATTTTTAGTCATACTACCACTCGAGTGGATATTTTATTGGGTGGAAAACTATTTAACCACTTAATTAAATTGCCATTAAGTTATTTTAAGCAGCGCCATGTGGGGAATATTGTCGCCAGAGTGCGGGAATTAGATAATATTCGTGAATTTATTACCGGCACCGCCCTGACTTTATGCGTCGATGTTGTTTTTACTTTCGTATTATTTATTGTTATGTGGTGTATTTCACCGCTCCTGACCGCCATTATTCTGGGCACATTGCCTTTTTATCTGTTATTGGCGGCACTGACTACGCGGCCATTGCAAAAAAAAGTCGAAATGCTGTGCGGCTGTGCAGCACAAAATGGCGCGTTTTTAACCGAAACTGTTTCGGGGGTCGAAACGGTAAAAAGTTTGGCGCTAGAGCCGCAAATGCAGCAGCGCTGGGAAATACAAACGCGGGATTTTGCCCAAGCCAATTTCCAAGTGCAAAATCTGCAAAACTTCAGCAGTCAATGTGCTCAATTACTGCAAAAGCTGGCAGGGGCACTGGTTATCGTCATTGGTGCCTATCAAGTGATGTCTGTACAGCTCAGTATCGGGCAATTAATTGCCTTTAACATGCTGGCCACTCAGGCATTAATGCCGATGAGTAAATTGGTTGATTTATGGCAACAGAGCATACGAGCCCAAGTTGGACTAATGCTGATATCCGATATATTGAGCTTGCCGGTCGAACACGCTACCGGTGCCGCACCGCCTAACCGCCAAATAAACGGAGATATCACACTGGCAAATGTGACTTTTCGTTATCGCCCTGATCTTGAACCCGTGCTGAATAATTTCTCATTGTCACTGCGTGCGGGCGAGCATATCGGGCTGGTCGGCCCATCAGGCTCGGGTAAAAGTACCGTCGCGCGGTTATTACAGCGCCTTTATATAGCTGAACAGGGAGTTATTAATATTGATGGCTGCCCGATAAGTAATTTCCCTCCTGAATACTTACGCCGTCAAATCGGTGTGGTGATGCAGGAAAATTACCTGTTTAACCGCACAGTGCGTGAAAACATTGCCTATTCTCGGCCAACCGCTTCGCTCAGTGAGGTCGTCGATGCCGCCTGTTTGGCCGGTGCCGACGCCTTTATTCTGGCCTTGCCGCTAGGGTATGACACTGTGTTGTCAGAGGGCGGAACCTCTCTTTCTGGTGGGCAACGTCAACGTATTGCTATTGCCCGCACGTTGCTGGCGAACCCCCGCGTGTTGATTTTTGATGAAGCAACCAGTGCTCTGGATGATGAGTCACAGGCCGAAGTACAGAAAAACATGGCCCAAATTATCGCCAATCGCACGGTTATCACCATTGCTCACCGTCTTTCGACGGTACGGCACTGCCATCGTATCGCCGTCATAACTCAAGGCCGGGTGTCTGAGCTGGCAAATCACGACCAACTGCTGGCCCAAAAAGGCGTTTATGCCCAACTTTGGCAGCAGCAAGCCGTCTTTTCCCTTGGGGGGGCGACATGA
- a CDS encoding HlyD family type I secretion periplasmic adaptor subunit, producing the protein MKLKQSLATLPIFKALKKRWQSHFSAARTRDEYDFLPAYLDIVERPVAPLARRTAWFLTLTLLLVLIWSIVGELDIHASANGKVIVSEHSKVIQPFEPGVVAAIKVRDGDRVEAGQVLIELNPIGIDAEVSNINQQLMHRSLEAARMTALLTDDPLTSFIYPPNSPDNLVAAANALLAKENDEVNAELIRQSSEQAVNQAYIQAGGANIVHQQALMKNIYQRLQALRTLAKSKSIAEVEVLIQEREWLNAKAEASRLQNEQAVLQAKKHHLKQTQLHYLAEKKRSYQEQLNKAHEVINQLQQERVKLVEKQRQQTLRAPVAGVIQQSTVHTLGGVVTSAQPLMVLVPENYQLELDVMILNKDIGFVHPGQAVEAKIDSFPYTRFGTLSGEVKHISRDAMEDQQQGLVFPARVRLNSDTLTVEGKPVRLSAGMAVSVEIKTGRRRVIDYLLSPLQQYQSEAMRER; encoded by the coding sequence ATGAAACTGAAGCAATCTCTGGCGACGTTACCGATTTTTAAAGCGCTAAAAAAACGCTGGCAAAGCCATTTTTCAGCCGCACGAACCCGTGATGAATATGACTTTCTCCCGGCTTATCTGGATATTGTTGAGCGCCCGGTAGCACCATTGGCACGGCGTACCGCTTGGTTTTTGACATTGACATTGTTATTGGTATTAATCTGGTCGATTGTTGGGGAGCTTGATATTCATGCCTCCGCCAATGGCAAGGTGATTGTTTCCGAGCATTCCAAGGTTATCCAACCGTTCGAACCGGGGGTGGTAGCAGCAATTAAGGTGCGTGATGGCGACCGGGTGGAAGCGGGCCAAGTGTTAATAGAACTTAACCCTATTGGTATTGATGCCGAGGTTAGCAATATTAACCAACAATTAATGCATCGTTCGCTGGAAGCTGCGCGAATGACGGCGCTACTGACCGATGATCCGCTCACGTCCTTCATCTATCCCCCTAATAGTCCTGATAATTTAGTGGCGGCAGCTAACGCGCTGTTAGCGAAAGAAAATGACGAGGTGAATGCCGAACTGATCCGCCAAAGCAGTGAACAGGCGGTTAATCAAGCTTATATTCAGGCGGGAGGAGCAAATATTGTGCACCAGCAAGCTTTGATGAAAAATATTTATCAAAGGTTACAGGCATTGCGAACACTGGCGAAATCCAAATCCATTGCTGAGGTTGAGGTATTAATACAAGAAAGAGAATGGCTGAATGCCAAGGCGGAAGCCAGTCGCTTACAGAATGAACAAGCTGTTTTGCAGGCTAAAAAACACCATCTAAAGCAAACCCAATTGCACTATTTAGCGGAGAAAAAGCGAAGTTATCAGGAGCAATTGAATAAGGCCCACGAAGTCATCAATCAATTGCAGCAAGAGCGGGTGAAATTGGTTGAAAAACAGCGGCAACAAACCTTACGCGCGCCGGTGGCTGGCGTGATACAGCAGTCCACGGTGCATACGCTTGGCGGTGTGGTTACCAGCGCTCAACCCCTGATGGTGTTGGTGCCGGAAAATTATCAGCTAGAGCTGGATGTGATGATCCTCAATAAAGATATCGGTTTTGTTCACCCCGGCCAAGCGGTAGAGGCCAAAATCGACAGTTTTCCCTATACCCGGTTCGGCACGCTTTCGGGTGAAGTCAAACATATCTCCCGTGATGCTATGGAAGATCAACAGCAAGGTTTAGTGTTTCCGGCCCGTGTCCGGCTCAATAGCGATACGCTAACCGTTGAGGGCAAACCGGTGCGGTTATCTGCCGGTATGGCTGTCAGCGTCGAGATTAAAACTGGCCGCCGACGCGTTATTGATTACTTACTCAGCCCCTTGCAGCAATATCAATCAGAAGCCATGAGGGAGCGTTGA